One window of Komagataeibacter xylinus genomic DNA carries:
- the arsC gene encoding arsenate reductase (glutaredoxin) (This arsenate reductase requires both glutathione and glutaredoxin to convert arsenate to arsenite, after which the efflux transporter formed by ArsA and ArsB can extrude the arsenite from the cell, providing resistance.) has protein sequence MTTTIYHNPACGTSRNVLALIRNSHAEPRIIEYLKTPPNRAELVELIAHMGGPVRDLLRRKDTPYDELGLDNPALTDDALIDAMIAHPILINRPIVVTPLGIALCRPSERVFDILPTPRRGALAKEDGETIVDVPGKRIV, from the coding sequence ATGACCACCACAATTTACCATAACCCGGCTTGCGGCACGTCGCGCAATGTGCTCGCACTGATCCGCAACAGCCATGCGGAACCCCGCATCATCGAGTATCTGAAAACGCCACCTAACCGCGCGGAACTGGTCGAGCTGATCGCCCATATGGGGGGGCCGGTCCGCGATCTGCTGCGGCGCAAGGACACGCCCTATGATGAACTCGGTCTTGATAATCCGGCCCTGACGGATGACGCGCTGATCGACGCCATGATCGCGCATCCGATCCTGATCAACCGACCCATCGTGGTTACCCCGCTAGGTATTGCGCTTTGCCGTCCATCCGAGAGGGTATTCGATATTCTTCCCACTCCGCGGCGCGGCGCACTTGCCAAGGAGGACGGTGAGACAATCGTGGATGTGCCCGGAAAGCGGATTGTCTGA
- a CDS encoding arsenic transporter, giving the protein MLALAIFIATLVFVIWQPRGLGIGWSAMTGAAVALATGVIHWHDIPVVWHIVWDATFTFVALIIISLLLDEAGFFHWAALHVVRWGKGRGRTLFPLIVLLGAAIAAVFANDGAALLLTPIVIAILTQLRLNHGAALAFIIATGFVADTTSLPLVISNLVNIVSANFFGIPFDRYAAIMVPVDLAALGATLAVLWLYYRRQVPQTYPVTELPAPAIVIRDRHVFRAAFPLLALVLAAYFLTAPFHIPVCIVACLAAIILLAVAGYGKVIPVSRVLRGAPWQIVFFSLGMYLVVYGLRNAGLTDHLAAALVWLGHQGPFIATLGTGFLAAVLSSVMNNMPSVLVGALAIQQAHDIAPLTRDLMVYANVIGCDLGPKFTPIGSLATLLWLHVLASKNHRITWGQYMTVGLVITPPVLLVTLAALALWLPLTSHP; this is encoded by the coding sequence ATGCTGGCCCTAGCCATTTTTATTGCAACGCTGGTCTTCGTCATCTGGCAGCCTCGGGGTCTCGGTATCGGCTGGAGCGCTATGACCGGTGCCGCCGTAGCGCTGGCGACGGGTGTGATCCACTGGCACGATATCCCTGTCGTCTGGCACATCGTCTGGGACGCCACCTTCACCTTTGTCGCGCTGATCATCATCTCGCTGCTTCTGGATGAGGCCGGGTTCTTCCACTGGGCGGCCCTGCATGTCGTGCGCTGGGGCAAAGGGCGAGGCCGGACGTTGTTTCCCCTGATCGTGCTGCTGGGAGCGGCCATAGCCGCGGTTTTCGCCAATGACGGCGCAGCCCTGCTGCTCACGCCCATCGTCATTGCCATCCTCACACAACTCCGCCTGAACCATGGCGCGGCGCTGGCCTTCATAATCGCGACCGGCTTTGTCGCGGATACCACCAGCCTGCCGCTGGTGATTTCCAATCTGGTGAACATCGTCAGCGCCAATTTCTTTGGCATTCCCTTTGACCGCTACGCCGCGATCATGGTCCCCGTCGATCTGGCCGCCCTTGGCGCGACACTTGCCGTGCTGTGGCTCTACTACCGGCGGCAGGTGCCCCAGACCTATCCCGTCACCGAACTGCCAGCACCCGCCATTGTCATTCGTGACCGGCATGTGTTCCGCGCGGCTTTTCCGCTGCTGGCCCTGGTGCTGGCGGCTTATTTCCTGACCGCGCCATTTCATATTCCGGTCTGTATCGTGGCTTGCCTGGCTGCCATTATCCTGCTGGCAGTCGCCGGATATGGAAAGGTCATTCCCGTCAGCCGCGTGCTGCGGGGCGCGCCGTGGCAGATCGTGTTCTTCTCGCTGGGGATGTATCTGGTGGTCTACGGGCTGCGTAATGCCGGACTGACCGATCACCTTGCGGCGGCACTGGTCTGGCTTGGCCATCAGGGTCCGTTCATCGCCACGCTTGGCACCGGCTTTCTGGCGGCGGTCCTGTCGTCGGTTATGAACAACATGCCCAGCGTTCTGGTCGGCGCGCTGGCGATCCAGCAGGCCCATGACATCGCGCCTCTGACCCGCGACCTGATGGTTTATGCCAACGTCATTGGCTGTGACCTCGGGCCGAAATTCACGCCGATCGGCAGTCTCGCCACCCTGCTGTGGCTGCATGTGCTGGCATCCAAAAACCATCGGATCACTTGGGGGCAATACATGACGGTGGGTCTGGTGATCACGCCACCCGTCCTGCTGGTCACACTTGCCGCACTGGCCTTGTGGCTGCCCCTGACCAGCCATCCCTGA
- the arsH gene encoding arsenical resistance protein ArsH yields MSKPEMPALHPEYLEQVDLARLEPQPRVDHPPRILLLYGSLRPRSFSRLLVLEAERILNVLGAETRVFDPTGLPVADSVPVTHPKVQELRELSIWWEGQVWCSPEQHGTITAVFKNQIDWLPLTEGSIRPTQGRTLAVMQVSGGSQSFNSVNALRVLGRWMRMFTIPNQSSVPMAYTQFGDDDRMKPSPLYDRMVDVMEELMKFTWLLRDRANYLVDRYSERRSSHRLPEKL; encoded by the coding sequence ATGTCCAAGCCGGAAATGCCCGCCCTGCACCCGGAGTATCTCGAACAGGTCGATCTCGCACGATTGGAACCGCAACCACGGGTTGACCACCCGCCACGCATCCTGCTGCTGTATGGCTCGCTGCGTCCTCGGTCCTTCAGCCGCCTGCTGGTGCTGGAGGCCGAACGCATCCTGAACGTACTGGGGGCCGAGACACGGGTATTCGACCCGACTGGCCTGCCGGTCGCGGATTCCGTACCCGTCACGCATCCAAAGGTTCAGGAACTGCGGGAACTCTCGATCTGGTGGGAAGGCCAGGTCTGGTGCAGCCCTGAACAGCATGGCACCATCACCGCTGTGTTCAAGAACCAGATCGACTGGCTTCCCCTCACGGAAGGTTCGATCCGACCCACACAGGGCCGCACGCTGGCTGTCATGCAGGTCTCCGGCGGGTCACAGAGCTTCAATTCCGTCAACGCCCTGCGGGTGCTGGGCCGATGGATGCGGATGTTCACCATCCCTAACCAGTCCAGCGTGCCGATGGCCTACACCCAGTTCGGTGACGACGACCGAATGAAACCGTCTCCCCTCTATGACCGCATGGTGGACGTCATGGAGGAACTGATGAAGTTCACCTGGCTGCTGCGGGACCGGGCCAACTACCTTGTCGATCGCTACAGCGAGCGCAGATCATCACACCGCCTGCCTGAAAAGCTGTGA
- a CDS encoding B12-binding domain-containing radical SAM protein, translating to MMADTCKVLMIFPRFNANSFWNYKEACDLVGARYPAAPLGLITVAALLPENWEIRLVNRNTEQLDDADFAWADIVMTGGMLPQRNDALRIIEMCRACDKPVVVGGPDVTSSPALYSDANFQVLGEAEEIMVDFIAAWRRGDRQGVFEAPMGKTDVTKSPLPRFDLLKLDQYLHVGVQFSRGCPFSCEFCDIIELYGRVPRTKTNAQVMAELDALYALGYRGHVDFVDDNLIGNKKALKKFLPDLKRWQDEKKFPFEFSTEASINLADDPDLLRSLSDTNFFAIFVGIESPDTDSLVLMQKKQNTRRSLQQSIETIHKAGIFVNAGFIVGFDSEKDSVAPRMIECIEDTSIPVCMVGLLYALPTTQLTRRLLAEGRLFSGSEQTQSGDQCTAGLNFETKRPRRDVLNDYRTVLAAIYDPVAYFGRVRRLGRMLGRKRAHRIIKGDLRSFVRLMFRIHRAGPGTAGQFWRMMLDCALHNPRALPYVVMTSALYLHLGPFSRQVIAEIDREIADVDQGRWQTPPVVRHVEAELVPV from the coding sequence ATGATGGCCGACACCTGCAAGGTTCTGATGATCTTCCCGCGCTTCAACGCCAATTCATTCTGGAACTATAAGGAGGCCTGTGACCTGGTCGGTGCACGCTACCCCGCCGCACCGCTCGGCCTGATTACCGTTGCGGCCCTGCTGCCCGAAAACTGGGAAATCCGGCTGGTCAACCGCAATACCGAACAACTGGATGATGCGGATTTCGCATGGGCCGATATCGTGATGACCGGCGGCATGCTGCCGCAGCGTAACGATGCCCTCCGCATTATCGAAATGTGCCGTGCCTGTGACAAACCGGTGGTGGTTGGCGGCCCCGATGTCACATCCAGCCCCGCACTTTACAGTGATGCGAATTTTCAGGTCCTGGGCGAAGCCGAGGAAATCATGGTCGATTTCATCGCCGCCTGGCGGCGCGGTGACCGGCAGGGCGTGTTCGAAGCGCCGATGGGCAAGACCGATGTCACCAAAAGCCCGCTGCCCCGCTTTGACCTGCTGAAGCTGGACCAGTACCTGCATGTTGGCGTCCAGTTTTCGCGCGGGTGTCCGTTCAGTTGCGAATTCTGTGATATTATCGAACTGTATGGCCGGGTGCCGCGTACCAAGACCAATGCACAGGTCATGGCCGAACTCGATGCCCTGTACGCCCTTGGCTATCGCGGGCATGTGGATTTTGTTGATGACAACCTGATTGGCAACAAGAAGGCGCTGAAGAAATTCCTGCCCGACCTGAAACGCTGGCAGGATGAGAAGAAATTTCCCTTCGAATTTTCGACCGAGGCCTCCATCAACCTCGCGGATGATCCCGACCTGCTGCGCAGCCTGTCGGATACGAATTTCTTTGCCATATTCGTCGGTATCGAAAGCCCGGATACGGACTCCCTCGTGCTGATGCAGAAAAAGCAGAACACACGGCGTAGCCTGCAGCAGAGCATCGAGACAATCCACAAGGCCGGGATTTTCGTCAATGCGGGCTTCATCGTGGGCTTCGACAGTGAAAAGGACAGCGTTGCGCCGCGCATGATCGAATGTATCGAGGATACGTCGATCCCGGTCTGCATGGTCGGCCTGCTTTATGCCCTGCCCACGACGCAGCTGACGCGCCGCCTGCTGGCGGAAGGCCGTCTTTTTTCCGGCAGCGAACAGACGCAGTCGGGTGACCAGTGTACGGCCGGGCTGAATTTCGAGACAAAGCGCCCGCGTCGCGACGTGCTGAACGATTACAGGACGGTGCTGGCGGCGATCTATGACCCGGTTGCCTATTTCGGCCGTGTCCGCAGGCTTGGCCGGATGCTCGGGCGCAAGCGCGCGCACCGGATAATAAAGGGCGACCTGCGCAGCTTTGTCCGGCTTATGTTCCGTATCCACCGCGCAGGACCGGGCACGGCTGGACAGTTCTGGCGCATGATGCTGGACTGTGCCCTGCATAACCCTAGAGCGCTGCCCTATGTGGTGATGACCAGCGCGCTATACCTGCATCTCGGCCCGTTTTCGCGGCAGGTCATTGCCGAGATCGACCGCGAGATCGCGGACGTGGATCAGGGCCGCTGGCAGACTCCGCCCGTTGTACGTCATGTCGAAGCAGAACTTGTGCCCGTCTAA
- a CDS encoding carbohydrate porin, whose amino-acid sequence MSAGVTPQQNIPDHIDPHAHLSGNWGGVRDWLLAQGIDIRISDTNELWSNPVGSAQASNNYIGSTAVEMVTDLHALTGLPLGTFDISAMEIRGRPFSNAPLYVFNQTSNIEADDNARLYELWYSQKFIGERLAFRIGKLDLGHDFMVSSVGLNFLNASFSWPILADNDLYDQGPVSPVTTPAIRLRYTLSRQWNFLFAAADDNPIGAPFINMKDPWNQNRDPSGTRFNFNTGALFFGEVHYRRQIFGRQGSYKLGGYFDTGRFPDQSDFRKSHKTNWAIYGIVDQTLQHFGRKTELDAFVRGNWTGDTDRNQIVYAIDGGIALKGPFGRTDDVLGLGAGLGAASPYLAQADRRSGLPMQGTEYHLELTYQIQATPWFMLQPDIQGIVSPSGGVLDSKGQRVHDEAIFGLHGNVTF is encoded by the coding sequence TTGAGCGCAGGTGTGACTCCCCAACAGAATATTCCTGATCATATTGACCCGCATGCCCATCTATCGGGGAACTGGGGTGGCGTACGGGACTGGTTGCTGGCGCAGGGAATTGATATCCGTATATCCGATACCAATGAATTGTGGTCCAACCCCGTGGGGAGTGCGCAGGCGTCAAATAACTACATTGGCTCTACGGCAGTGGAAATGGTGACGGACCTGCACGCCCTGACCGGCCTGCCACTGGGAACATTCGACATCAGCGCCATGGAAATTCGGGGGCGGCCGTTCAGTAATGCTCCCCTGTATGTTTTCAACCAGACATCAAATATCGAAGCCGATGATAACGCGCGTCTGTACGAACTGTGGTACAGCCAGAAATTCATAGGGGAACGGCTGGCCTTCCGGATCGGAAAGCTGGATCTCGGCCATGATTTCATGGTCAGCAGTGTCGGGCTGAACTTCCTGAATGCTTCTTTTTCCTGGCCCATCTTGGCCGATAATGACCTGTATGACCAAGGACCGGTCTCACCCGTCACCACGCCAGCAATACGGTTACGCTATACCCTTTCCCGACAATGGAACTTTTTGTTTGCGGCTGCTGATGACAACCCTATCGGAGCCCCTTTCATTAACATGAAGGATCCATGGAACCAGAACCGCGACCCGAGTGGCACACGGTTCAATTTCAACACAGGCGCACTTTTCTTCGGAGAGGTCCATTACCGCAGACAAATATTCGGAAGACAGGGCTCATACAAACTTGGTGGCTACTTTGACACCGGACGCTTTCCCGACCAGTCTGATTTCAGAAAAAGCCACAAAACCAACTGGGCGATCTATGGCATCGTGGATCAGACGCTGCAGCATTTCGGGCGAAAAACGGAGCTTGACGCTTTTGTCCGGGGCAACTGGACAGGGGACACCGATCGCAACCAGATAGTCTATGCCATTGATGGCGGGATCGCCCTGAAGGGACCGTTTGGGCGTACAGACGACGTGCTGGGACTTGGAGCAGGTCTGGGAGCGGCCAGTCCCTATCTTGCCCAGGCAGACCGGCGCTCTGGCCTGCCTATGCAAGGCACGGAGTATCATCTGGAACTGACCTATCAGATCCAGGCCACACCGTGGTTCATGCTTCAGCCTGATATCCAGGGCATCGTGTCACCAAGTGGCGGTGTTCTCGATAGCAAGGGACAGCGTGTGCATGACGAAGCCATCTTCGGGTTGCACGGTAACGTGACATTCTGA
- a CDS encoding cytochrome b: MNNRSSLSPARYDVPTIIFHWGCAAIIVLQFATANLWGLFQNPLHHQLVVTHLTAGMVLSVLFPARLLWRLGWGRHIRAADRWLDAVLARSVEYSLYGLVFLEIFLGYMWRWGNGQAMSFLSIQFMPPFGKFSASTISLLHWLHQWNGWLIIVLATGHALAACFHYFILRDDVFQRMLGTGDISDEYGK; encoded by the coding sequence ATGAACAACAGATCCAGCCTTTCCCCCGCGCGTTATGACGTACCGACGATCATTTTCCACTGGGGTTGCGCGGCCATTATCGTGCTGCAGTTCGCAACCGCGAATTTATGGGGGCTGTTCCAGAACCCGCTACATCATCAACTGGTGGTCACCCACCTGACGGCTGGCATGGTACTGAGCGTTCTGTTTCCCGCCCGCCTGCTGTGGCGACTGGGTTGGGGGCGGCATATCCGCGCCGCTGATCGCTGGCTTGATGCCGTGCTGGCGCGTAGCGTGGAATATAGCCTGTATGGACTGGTCTTTCTGGAAATCTTCCTCGGATATATGTGGCGGTGGGGCAACGGACAGGCCATGAGCTTCCTGTCTATTCAGTTCATGCCGCCTTTCGGCAAATTTTCAGCATCGACCATCAGCCTGCTGCACTGGCTGCACCAGTGGAACGGCTGGCTGATCATTGTGCTTGCCACGGGCCATGCACTGGCCGCGTGTTTTCATTACTTTATTCTCAGGGACGATGTTTTTCAGAGAATGCTAGGTACAGGGGATATATCCGATGAATATGGAAAGTAG
- a CDS encoding VIT family protein: MESRTPPRPKEIHATSRLGWLRAAVLGANDGILSTSSLIIGVASAHATQGSILLAGISSLVAGAMSMAAGEYVSVSSQADSEKADLAREKKELGSSWDAEVSELAGIYRQRGLDDILARKVALQLMKHDALGAHARDELGISEATAARPVQAALASAGAFSSGAILPVLAALLSPVGVVSWSVSAVSLIGLAVLGVVGARAGGASPWRPAMRVIFWGIVAMAMTAAIGRIFGVQT, from the coding sequence ATGGAAAGTAGAACACCGCCACGCCCCAAGGAGATCCACGCAACATCCCGACTGGGCTGGCTGCGGGCCGCTGTCCTGGGGGCTAATGATGGCATTCTGTCAACATCCAGCCTGATCATTGGCGTTGCCAGCGCCCACGCGACACAGGGAAGCATCCTGCTGGCAGGCATTTCCAGTCTGGTTGCCGGGGCCATGTCCATGGCCGCAGGGGAATATGTGTCCGTCAGTTCGCAGGCGGATTCAGAGAAGGCTGATCTCGCCCGCGAAAAAAAGGAGCTTGGTAGTAGCTGGGACGCCGAAGTGAGCGAACTGGCTGGCATATACCGTCAGCGCGGACTGGATGATATCCTGGCCCGCAAGGTTGCCCTCCAGCTCATGAAACATGATGCGCTGGGCGCCCATGCCCGTGATGAACTTGGTATTTCCGAGGCCACTGCGGCACGTCCGGTACAGGCAGCTTTGGCATCGGCGGGCGCGTTCTCCTCCGGAGCCATACTGCCCGTGCTGGCGGCCCTGCTGTCACCAGTCGGCGTGGTGTCGTGGAGTGTATCCGCCGTATCCCTGATTGGCCTGGCAGTGCTGGGAGTAGTGGGCGCGCGGGCAGGTGGAGCATCACCATGGCGTCCGGCAATGCGGGTCATATTCTGGGGCATCGTAGCGATGGCCATGACGGCTGCCATCGGCCGGATATTCGGAGTACAGACATGA
- a CDS encoding IS5 family transposase, whose product MKQPGFFDVDERLARLSGLGDQLEAFSRTVDFEAFRPDLEKALAYSDRSKGGRPPFDPVLMFKILVIQTLNNLSDERTEYLINDRLSFMRFLGLGLSDRVPDAKTVWLFRERLTEAGAIQKLFERFDATLRNAGYLPMSGQILDATLVAAPKQRNTKGEKADLRAGRIPEDWQDKPAKMSHKDRHARWTLKFTKAKRQDDGTIPSSDLAIPFFGYKSHISIDRKFRFIRKWKTTDAAASDGARLREGLLDKTNTASSVWADTAYRSKANEDFMDKEGFVSKVHRKKPHLKPMPRHIQKSNAGKSVIRSRVEHVFADQKSQTGLFIRTVGITRATMRIGLANIVYNMRRFLFLERLNASA is encoded by the coding sequence ATGAAGCAGCCGGGTTTCTTTGATGTTGACGAGCGGCTTGCCCGGTTAAGCGGGCTTGGCGATCAGTTGGAGGCATTTTCCCGGACTGTGGATTTTGAGGCGTTCCGCCCTGATCTGGAGAAGGCTCTGGCCTATTCAGACAGGAGCAAAGGCGGCCGTCCCCCGTTCGATCCGGTGCTGATGTTCAAGATCCTGGTCATCCAGACGCTGAACAATCTCTCCGACGAGCGAACGGAATATCTGATCAACGACCGCCTGTCCTTCATGCGTTTCCTCGGTCTGGGACTGTCGGACCGGGTGCCCGATGCCAAAACGGTCTGGCTGTTTCGCGAGCGTCTGACCGAGGCAGGCGCCATCCAGAAGCTGTTCGAGCGCTTTGACGCCACCCTGCGTAACGCTGGGTATCTGCCGATGTCCGGCCAGATCCTGGATGCCACGCTGGTGGCAGCGCCAAAGCAGCGCAATACCAAAGGGGAGAAAGCGGATCTCCGGGCGGGACGTATTCCAGAAGACTGGCAGGACAAGCCCGCAAAGATGTCGCACAAGGATCGTCATGCACGATGGACACTTAAGTTCACGAAGGCGAAGCGGCAGGACGATGGAACCATACCGTCGAGCGATCTCGCCATCCCGTTCTTTGGCTACAAATCCCACATCTCCATCGACCGGAAGTTTCGGTTCATCCGAAAATGGAAGACGACGGATGCCGCCGCCAGTGATGGTGCGCGATTGAGAGAGGGGCTGTTAGATAAAACCAATACGGCCTCAAGCGTTTGGGCTGATACAGCTTATCGCTCGAAAGCGAATGAGGACTTCATGGACAAAGAGGGTTTTGTCTCAAAGGTTCACAGAAAAAAGCCGCATCTCAAGCCTATGCCCCGACATATCCAGAAATCGAATGCTGGAAAGTCCGTGATCCGATCACGCGTCGAGCACGTCTTTGCCGACCAGAAATCACAGACGGGATTGTTCATCCGAACTGTCGGTATCACCCGGGCCACCATGAGGATCGGGCTGGCCAATATCGTCTACAACATGCGCCGCTTCCTCTTCCTCGAAAGGTTGAACGCGAGCGCGTAG
- a CDS encoding IS630 family transposase (programmed frameshift) encodes MGSPLSLRDDHDSSELRRLARRSRHAGQSRRLLALAAIYDGASRGEAALLAGTDRQSIRDWVLRFNADGPDGLVDRHGGGQKARLTQEMLSALKTRLEERPIPAVHGVVRWRLCDLCGWLHETYGVSLSETRLGQIIRREGFRLLTARPRHYRQDTEAQDIFKKSSPVFMAAIRSRHPGKDIEIWWSDEARIGQKTKLTRRWAKRGTRPRAVADLRTRSAWIFGAICPEKGAAADLVLPVCNLHGMQLHLAEISRTVAQGAHAVLIVDQAAWHTSQKLDVPYNITILPLPPRAPELNPVENLWQFLRNTWLSNRIFRTYDDIVDIACHAWNQLVNQPWRIMSIGLRNWAHGL; translated from the exons ATGGGCAGCCCTCTATCCCTGCGTGACGATCATGATAGTTCGGAGTTGCGACGCCTTGCGCGCAGAAGCCGGCATGCGGGTCAGTCGCGTCGCCTGTTGGCGCTTGCGGCGATTTATGATGGCGCCTCGCGCGGCGAGGCGGCCCTGCTTGCGGGGACAGACCGTCAGAGTATCCGTGACTGGGTGCTGCGTTTCAATGCGGATGGCCCGGATGGCCTTGTGGATCGTCATGGCGGGGGACAGAAAGCCCGCCTGACACAGGAGATGCTGTCTGCCCTGAAAACCCGGCTCGAAGAAAGACCCATCCCTGCGGTGCATGGTGTTGTCCGCTGGCGACTGTGTGATCTCTGCGGGTGGCTGCATGAGACCTATGGCGTCAGCCTGTCGGAAACGCGTCTGGGTCAGATCATACGCCGCGAGGGGTTCCGCCTGCTGACAGCCCGGCCACGGCACTATCGCCAGGATACAGAAGCCCAGGACATTTTTAAAAAGAGTTCCCCGGTGT TCATGGCGGCGATCAGGTCCAGACATCCCGGAAAAGATATCGAAATCTGGTGGTCTGACGAGGCGCGGATCGGCCAGAAAACGAAGCTGACCCGACGGTGGGCGAAACGGGGCACCCGGCCCCGGGCCGTTGCTGACCTGCGCACCAGATCCGCGTGGATTTTCGGGGCCATCTGTCCTGAAAAGGGAGCGGCCGCAGACCTCGTGCTCCCTGTCTGCAACCTGCATGGCATGCAGCTCCATCTCGCGGAGATTTCACGCACGGTCGCGCAGGGCGCTCACGCCGTCCTCATTGTGGATCAGGCCGCATGGCATACCAGTCAGAAGCTGGATGTTCCCTACAATATCACCATTCTCCCGCTGCCTCCCCGGGCTCCTGAACTGAACCCGGTGGAAAATCTCTGGCAGTTCCTGCGCAATACATGGCTCTCAAACAGGATCTTCAGAACCTATGACGATATCGTTGATATCGCCTGCCATGCCTGGAACCAGCTCGTCAATCAACCATGGCGCATCATGTCAATCGGACTGCGCAATTGGGCTCATGGGTTATAG
- a CDS encoding ParB/RepB/Spo0J family partition protein — MELREVDPKTLLDNPENPRKSAPNEAEERQLALNVKAVGIIHPPLVRETPGGLMIVAGHRRRRAAVKAGLKTIQVTVAGDDVELDRMRAASENMIRQPMTQVEQWRVVARLREEKKWNDTAICKALMLTPVQLKQIGRLSAILPEILAWIEAGKGPGNRELASIALASTALQEQVWGHFGFLVGSSPPEDVEACEDEGEQLPDGNWEPGAAIPDWDRIASALRQDRFYANEASFDDAIAKSCRIAWQEDLFGEAGKDGRYTDDGFAYEKAQRQWLGQNTPEDALIVQSDENGEPVFEPGMVRIYWQREGATKFFWLDHRLKVREGWCVLPGSEAAGRVTPSAVIEALPEGPRERPDISGRGFDMIGSFRTQALHAALDGMRGSADPWVLVGLMIAALNAQNVRVDGDSNAHYPQRRPSRRLVAAAGLFQDGEMALDEALLRGAAVDVLKAVLSCEKNATNSGDWGVLVGHIVKADDHLPAMADEDFLKTLSKPGITKAIKAEGILPRNTGKEMRRALMDHVGQGIWVHPAARFQVDVAALNATFAEGLVPPSGADDDDGDLAHDDDTELEDDADAGALADSPGTDDPAASGIELDEVAGASPDLAADQEDDVPHGRAESLAPPSQTPEEFLRTHVEFVGFS, encoded by the coding sequence ATGGAACTGCGCGAAGTTGATCCGAAAACCCTGCTCGACAACCCCGAAAACCCGCGGAAATCCGCTCCCAACGAGGCGGAAGAGCGCCAGCTGGCGCTGAACGTCAAGGCCGTCGGGATCATCCACCCGCCTCTGGTCCGCGAAACCCCGGGCGGCCTGATGATCGTTGCGGGGCATCGCCGCCGGCGTGCCGCGGTCAAGGCCGGCCTGAAAACCATTCAGGTGACGGTGGCAGGCGATGATGTGGAACTGGACCGGATGCGTGCCGCGTCGGAGAACATGATCCGTCAGCCCATGACCCAGGTTGAACAGTGGCGGGTTGTCGCCAGGCTTCGGGAGGAAAAAAAGTGGAATGACACCGCGATCTGCAAGGCGCTGATGCTCACACCGGTGCAGCTGAAGCAGATCGGCCGCCTGTCTGCCATCCTGCCCGAGATTCTGGCGTGGATCGAGGCGGGCAAAGGTCCCGGCAATCGTGAACTGGCGAGTATCGCCCTTGCGTCCACCGCGCTGCAGGAACAGGTCTGGGGCCATTTCGGGTTTCTGGTTGGCTCGTCGCCGCCCGAGGATGTCGAAGCCTGCGAAGATGAGGGCGAGCAACTGCCCGACGGAAATTGGGAACCCGGTGCTGCCATCCCCGATTGGGACCGGATTGCATCTGCCCTGCGGCAGGACCGTTTTTATGCAAACGAGGCCTCGTTCGATGACGCCATTGCAAAAAGCTGCCGGATCGCCTGGCAGGAAGATCTGTTCGGTGAAGCCGGGAAGGACGGTCGTTATACCGATGACGGCTTCGCCTATGAGAAGGCGCAGCGCCAGTGGCTGGGTCAGAACACGCCTGAAGACGCACTGATCGTGCAGAGCGACGAGAACGGCGAGCCGGTTTTCGAACCCGGCATGGTCCGGATCTACTGGCAGCGCGAGGGCGCCACGAAATTCTTCTGGCTTGATCATCGCCTCAAGGTTCGCGAGGGTTGGTGCGTCCTGCCGGGCAGCGAGGCGGCAGGTCGCGTGACGCCATCCGCCGTCATTGAAGCCCTGCCAGAAGGGCCGAGGGAACGGCCCGATATTTCGGGGCGCGGTTTTGACATGATCGGCAGTTTCCGCACCCAGGCGCTGCATGCCGCATTGGACGGCATGCGGGGCTCTGCCGATCCATGGGTCCTGGTCGGGCTGATGATCGCGGCCCTCAATGCGCAGAATGTCCGGGTGGATGGGGATTCCAACGCACACTACCCGCAGCGCCGTCCGTCACGCCGGCTCGTGGCCGCCGCCGGACTGTTCCAGGATGGCGAGATGGCGCTGGACGAGGCGCTCCTGCGTGGCGCTGCTGTCGACGTGCTCAAAGCCGTTCTGTCCTGCGAGAAGAACGCGACGAATAGCGGCGACTGGGGTGTCCTGGTCGGCCATATCGTGAAAGCGGACGACCATCTGCCCGCCATGGCGGATGAAGACTTCCTGAAAACGCTCAGCAAGCCCGGCATCACGAAGGCCATAAAGGCGGAAGGCATCCTGCCGCGCAATACCGGCAAGGAAATGCGCCGCGCCCTGATGGACCATGTCGGGCAGGGGATCTGGGTGCATCCTGCAGCGCGTTTCCAGGTCGATGTCGCAGCGCTGAACGCCACCTTCGCGGAAGGACTCGTCCCGCCATCCGGAGCGGATGACGATGATGGGGACTTGGCGCATGACGACGATACCGAGTTGGAAGACGACGCGGATGCTGGTGCGCTGGCGGATAGCCCGGGAACCGATGATCCTGCCGCGTCGGGCATTGAGCTCGATGAAGTGGCTGGTGCATCCCCAGACCTGGCGGCAGATCAGGAGGATGACGTGCCGCACGGCAGGGCGGAAAGCCTGGCGCCGCCATCGCAGACACCTGAAGAATTCCTCAGGACGCATGTTGAGTTTGTAGGTTTCAGCTGA